TCTGAGGGGACGGCGAGGCGGTCGGGGACGAAAGACGAGCAGTGGGATCGGCCGACGGTGTGCGCGCCCGAGAGCACGACCATGTCCTCGACGCCGAGGCCCTTGGCGGCGAAGCTGGCGACGAGCTGGGAGAGGCTGAAAGTCGGCGGCGGGAGGAAGTCGAGGGTGCGGGAGGCGACGGAGACGCGCCCGTCGAGGCGGCCGGCTGGCATGTCGAAGTCGACCCTGCGGCcgctgaggaagaaggaggcGTCACGGGCGGCGAAGGCGACGATGTCCGCGCAGGAGACGACGCCAGGGCAGGCCCGCTCGAGGGCTGCCTTGGCAGCATCGATGACCTCGAAGCCGCGGAGGCTGGGGTTGTTTGGCGGACCGAGCTTCTCCGGCTGCGGGTTGGCTGGCGTCGGGTCCAGGAGGACGGAGGCGTCACAGCCCTGCGTGTCACGGTGTCAGTGCAAGCCATCTGATGATTCTGAACCCTTGAAAAATTTTCTACTACTACATGTTGAAAAGTGCATGTGCATGCATCAACATGATGTGTAAATTGTAATGTACCTCGACGAAGCAATCGTGGAAGAGCATGCGGATGAGGCCGGCGCCGGTGCCGCGGTTCTGGAGGACAGCGGCTCTGACGACGTGCTTGACGATGGCCTCGGCGTGCGGGCACTTGTCGTGGTAGTAGCCCACCTTGAGGCCGCACGTACCTGGGCTCGGAGGGTTATAG
The nucleotide sequence above comes from Phragmites australis chromosome 4, lpPhrAust1.1, whole genome shotgun sequence. Encoded proteins:
- the LOC133914307 gene encoding peroxidase 2-like — protein: MASKVTTLLSCALLLVAATCQAAAGYYNPPSPGTCGLKVGYYHDKCPHAEAIVKHVVRAAVLQNRGTGAGLIRMLFHDCFVEGCDASVLLDPTPANPQPEKLGPPNNPSLRGFEVIDAAKAALERACPGVVSCADIVAFAARDASFFLSGRRVDFDMPAGRLDGRVSVASRTLDFLPPPTFSLSQLVASFAAKGLGVEDMVVLSGAHTVGRSHCSSFVPDRLAVPSDINAGFANFLRGQCPANPSSSNDPTVVQDVVTPDNLDNQYYRNVQAHRVLFTSDASLLTSPATAKMVSDNANIPGWWEDRFKAAMVKMASVEVKTGSGGEVRRNCRVVNY